From one Paenibacillus terrae HPL-003 genomic stretch:
- a CDS encoding response regulator transcription factor codes for MSIKILIIEDEKSLADMIALHLQEEGYHTELIYDSKQALPTLMRFKPDIIVTDLMFSGMVEYALIGQLRQYTTVPVLVISNNTLLNIRIKALDDGADDFLCKPFNLRELNARIKALLRRCGRNIPAESQAVTKKLKKVRVWVNDYRHSLLVDDREVEVTQIEFSIIKELSCYPGKVFTRSELMDRIKGGDGAYLDRTIDVHISSLRKKIERDPKNPQHIRTVWGRGYKYEM; via the coding sequence ATGTCCATTAAAATACTTATCATTGAAGATGAAAAAAGTTTAGCAGATATGATCGCACTTCATCTTCAGGAAGAAGGTTATCATACCGAACTTATTTACGATTCCAAACAAGCACTGCCGACACTTATGCGTTTTAAGCCTGATATTATTGTGACCGATCTTATGTTTTCCGGTATGGTCGAATACGCACTGATCGGTCAGCTCCGTCAATATACGACGGTGCCTGTGCTGGTGATCTCCAACAATACCCTTTTGAATATAAGAATTAAAGCATTGGATGACGGGGCGGATGACTTTTTATGCAAACCATTCAACCTGAGAGAGCTAAACGCCCGTATCAAAGCCTTACTGCGCCGCTGTGGCCGCAACATCCCTGCCGAGTCTCAAGCCGTAACCAAAAAGCTCAAAAAAGTGCGGGTCTGGGTGAATGATTATCGTCACAGCCTGTTGGTCGATGACCGGGAGGTTGAAGTGACTCAAATCGAATTTTCCATTATAAAAGAGCTATCCTGCTATCCGGGCAAAGTCTTTACCCGCAGTGAGCTGATGGACCGGATTAAAGGCGGAGACGGTGCCTATCTTGACCGCACGATTGACGTACATATCTCCAGTCTCCGCAAAAAAATCGAACGTGATCCCAAAAATCCCCAGCACATCCGTACAGTTTGGGGCCGGGGGTACAAATACGAGATGTAG